GCTACTTCTCGCACCGCACATTCAAGACATCGCGCTGGTTTCAGTTTGTGATGGCGGTTTGGGGAAACACGTCGTGCCAACGCGGTCCCCTCTGGTGGGCGGCCCACCATCGGCATCACCACCGACACTCCGATCAAGAGGACGACGTTCACTCTCCGCATCAGCATGGCCTGCTGTGGAGCCACATGCTCTGGATCACGACTCCGCGCAACTTCGCGACGGACATGAAGCAGGTCAAGGATCTGACGAAGTACCCCGAGTTGCTCTGGCTGGATCGTTACGATTGGGTCGTCCCTGTCGTGTTTGCAGGCGCAATGTTCGGACTGGGCGCCGGGCTCAATGCCCTTGCGCCCGGCCTTGGAACAAGTGGGCTGCAGATGCTCGTGTGGGGGTTCTTTGTCTCCACGGTCGTGCTGTTCCACGGAACGTGTCTGATCAATTCACTCGCTCACATGATCGGAAAGAAGCGATTCGACACAGACGATCACAGCCGCAACAGCCTGTTGCTCGCGTTCATTACGTTGGGCGAAGGCTGGCACAACAACCATCACCATTATCCGGCAGCAACGCGCCAGGGCTTCTACTGGTGGGAGTTCGATCCGACCTATTACACGCTGAAGCTGCTGAGCTTTGCTGGTCTGATCTCCGAGCTGAAGCCTGTTCCGGAACGCATTCTGGAGGAAGGTCTTTCCGCGCGGAGACGCGTCGCCGCCGGTAGCGAGGTGCTGCAATGAGCAAGCGATACTTCATGGGACGACGCATCTGGATCACCGGTGCGTCTACCGGAATCGGTGCAGCCTGCGCAAAGGAGTTTGCTCGCCGCGGCGCATACGTTGCCCTCTCTGCACGCAGCGAAGAGAAACTCTCGAAACTTGCAAAAGCACTGGGGCCCAGGGCTTTTGCCGCACCGTGCGATGTGACGGACAAAGAATCGCTCAAGGAAGTGGTAGCCCGGATTACCAACAAGATGGGTGGCATCGATACGGCCTTCTTGAATGCGGGAACATGGCAGGACATGGATCTGGATCAGTTCGATTCCGCTCTCTTCGAGCACATCATGACCGTGAATTACCTTGGTCTCGTCCACGGAATCGAAGCCGTCCTGCCGGAACTGATGCGCAGCAAGAGTGGCCATCTTGTCGGAATGAGTAGCTCGGTGGCCTATCGCGGCATGCCGCGCGCGGAAGCATACTGCGCATCGAAGTCTGCGGTGCGCGCGATGCTGCAGGGACTTCGGTGCCAACTGAAGCCGCACGACATCCCGACGACCATTGTGATGCCGGGATTCGTCAAGTCGCCCCTCACCGACCGAAATGACTTCGCGATGCCCTTCCTGATGGAGACCAGCGATGCCGCTCGAATCATTGCCGATGGCATCGCGAAGCGGCGCAGCGAAATCAAGTTTCCGTGGCAGTTTATCCTGATGATGAAGCTGATGGCGCACTTGCCGGATTCTACCTATACGGCGTTGATGACCAGAATGGCGGTAAGCAAATGAGAATCGCAATCGTCGGATCAGGAATTTCCGGACTCGTCTGTGCGCATTTGCTGCATGGCGAACATGACCTCACGATCTTCGAAGCGAACGGTTACATCGGTGGTCATACTAACACCGTAGATGTAGACGCCGAAGATGGGCAGCACGCTGTCGATACGGGCTTTATTGTCTTCAACGATTGGACCTACCCGAATTTCATCAAGCTGATCGATCAACTCGGCGTTGAGTCCCAGACAAGCGATATGAGCTTCAGCGTGCGCAACGAGATGAACGGCCTGGAGTACAATGGAACCAATCTGAACGGCTTGTTCTCCCAGCGCATGAATGCCCTGCGTCCTTCTTTCCACCGGATGATCTTCGACATCCTCCGTTTCAACAAGGAGGCGACCAGGCTTGCCAGCAATGGCGTGGGTAAGGAGGCAATGACGCTTGGGGAATTCGTTGCGCATGAGAACTTCTCGCCCGAATTCCTGGAGCACTATCTGATTCCGATTGGCTCATCGATCTGGTCTGCCAATCCGCAACACTTCGATCAGATGCCGGCGAAGTACCTTGCTGGATTCCTTCGAAACCACGGGATGCTCTCGGTCAACGATCGCCCGAAGTGGCGTGTTATCAAGGGCGGTTCCTCGCGCTACGTGGACAAAATCATTCGGCCTTTTGAGGATCGAATTCGCCTGAAAACCCCCGTGCAGAAAATCCGACGCGCAGAGGATGGCGTCTGGATTTCGAGTGCAAGAGGTGAGGAGCGATTCGATCGAGTGATCATTGCCGCCCACAGCGACCAGGCTCTTCGGATGCTCGAAGACCCCACCGATGCAGAGCGCGAAGTCCTTGGTGCAATCCCATACCAGCCGAATCGGACTGTGTTGCACACGGATGCGCGCATGATGCCGAAACTGCGGCGATCTTGGGCAGCCTGGAACTATCACGTAACTTCGCCGGAACGAAAGACGGCGGCGATTACTTACAACATGAACATTCTCCAGAGTTTGCGCACAGAGCAGACGTACTGCGTGACACTGAACCGCGAAAACGAAATCGATCCAACTCGGAGGCTTCGAGCTTTCGACTACGATCACCCGATCTACACGCCCGCAGGCACTCGAGCGCAGCAGCGTTGGGAAGAAGTTAATGGCGTACGCGATACGTTCTTCTGCGGCGCTTACTGGGGCTACGGATTCCACGAAGACGGGGTGAAGAGCGCTCTGCGCGTCTGTCACGCCTTCGGGAAGGAACTGTGATGCATAGCGC
This DNA window, taken from bacterium, encodes the following:
- a CDS encoding acyl-CoA desaturase; this translates as MKRSLLGWLDNSAYQGAAESDSSDRVDWIRTAPFWAMHIACLAVLWVGWSPVAVGVAIALYFVRMFAITGFYHRYFSHRTFKTSRWFQFVMAVWGNTSCQRGPLWWAAHHRHHHRHSDQEDDVHSPHQHGLLWSHMLWITTPRNFATDMKQVKDLTKYPELLWLDRYDWVVPVVFAGAMFGLGAGLNALAPGLGTSGLQMLVWGFFVSTVVLFHGTCLINSLAHMIGKKRFDTDDHSRNSLLLAFITLGEGWHNNHHHYPAATRQGFYWWEFDPTYYTLKLLSFAGLISELKPVPERILEEGLSARRRVAAGSEVLQ
- a CDS encoding SDR family NAD(P)-dependent oxidoreductase; this encodes MSKRYFMGRRIWITGASTGIGAACAKEFARRGAYVALSARSEEKLSKLAKALGPRAFAAPCDVTDKESLKEVVARITNKMGGIDTAFLNAGTWQDMDLDQFDSALFEHIMTVNYLGLVHGIEAVLPELMRSKSGHLVGMSSSVAYRGMPRAEAYCASKSAVRAMLQGLRCQLKPHDIPTTIVMPGFVKSPLTDRNDFAMPFLMETSDAARIIADGIAKRRSEIKFPWQFILMMKLMAHLPDSTYTALMTRMAVSK
- a CDS encoding FAD-dependent oxidoreductase, with the translated sequence MRIAIVGSGISGLVCAHLLHGEHDLTIFEANGYIGGHTNTVDVDAEDGQHAVDTGFIVFNDWTYPNFIKLIDQLGVESQTSDMSFSVRNEMNGLEYNGTNLNGLFSQRMNALRPSFHRMIFDILRFNKEATRLASNGVGKEAMTLGEFVAHENFSPEFLEHYLIPIGSSIWSANPQHFDQMPAKYLAGFLRNHGMLSVNDRPKWRVIKGGSSRYVDKIIRPFEDRIRLKTPVQKIRRAEDGVWISSARGEERFDRVIIAAHSDQALRMLEDPTDAEREVLGAIPYQPNRTVLHTDARMMPKLRRSWAAWNYHVTSPERKTAAITYNMNILQSLRTEQTYCVTLNRENEIDPTRRLRAFDYDHPIYTPAGTRAQQRWEEVNGVRDTFFCGAYWGYGFHEDGVKSALRVCHAFGKEL